A single window of Anaerocolumna chitinilytica DNA harbors:
- the recO gene encoding DNA repair protein RecO yields MAAWMMALAVTGMVLSAMPVGEYDKRLVILTKEKGKITAFAKGARKPGSAFLACSNPFSFGTFELYEGRSAYSVLSVNITNYFEELRLDAEAAYFGMYFCELADYYCHEFEDGEETLKLLYQSLRALSHSNIGKVLVRRIYELRLFQINGVAPQVFSCLKCTGAEDLIYYSFSLSGVLCKKCHTGNNDTIKISGAALYTLQYILSAPLTKLYTFKVSDEVLTELEVLVDNHAKLQIDKEMKSLKILNIMLLP; encoded by the coding sequence ATGGCAGCCTGGATGATGGCATTGGCTGTGACGGGAATGGTTCTTTCAGCCATGCCCGTGGGTGAGTATGATAAAAGATTGGTCATACTTACGAAGGAAAAAGGAAAAATAACAGCATTTGCAAAAGGCGCTAGAAAACCCGGTAGTGCCTTTTTAGCATGCAGCAATCCGTTTTCTTTTGGAACCTTTGAATTATATGAGGGCAGAAGTGCTTATTCGGTACTGTCCGTTAATATAACAAATTACTTTGAAGAATTAAGGCTCGATGCAGAGGCGGCTTATTTTGGGATGTATTTTTGTGAGCTTGCTGACTACTATTGCCATGAATTTGAAGATGGAGAAGAGACCCTTAAGTTATTGTACCAGTCCTTAAGAGCCTTAAGTCATTCGAATATCGGTAAAGTACTGGTGAGAAGGATATATGAACTTCGCCTCTTTCAGATAAATGGAGTGGCACCGCAGGTATTTTCCTGCTTAAAATGTACGGGAGCAGAAGACTTAATCTATTATAGTTTCAGTCTTTCTGGGGTTCTTTGCAAGAAATGTCATACGGGTAATAATGATACGATAAAAATTTCCGGTGCGGCCCTTTATACTCTGCAGTACATATTAAGTGCTCCATTAACCAAGCTCTATACCTTTAAGGTATCCGATGAGGTTTTAACTGAGTTGGAGGTATTGGTGGACAACCATGCAAAGCTTCAAATTGATAAGGAAATGAAATCCTTAAAAATCCTGAATATCATGTTATTACCATAA